In Alteromonas mediterranea DE, a single genomic region encodes these proteins:
- the merP gene encoding mercury resistance system periplasmic binding protein MerP: MKKLLLTALLSLSSFGAFAEVKTVTLEVPTMNCATCPITVKKSLENVDGVENAKVTYKPKLAVVSFDDTKTNINALIAATTNAGYPSNLKSENK, translated from the coding sequence ATGAAAAAATTATTATTAACCGCACTGCTTTCACTTTCTAGTTTTGGTGCTTTTGCTGAAGTAAAAACAGTTACACTGGAAGTGCCAACGATGAACTGTGCGACATGTCCAATCACAGTTAAAAAGTCATTAGAAAATGTTGATGGCGTTGAAAATGCGAAAGTTACCTACAAGCCTAAGCTAGCTGTTGTTTCTTTTGATGACACTAAAACCAACATCAATGCATTAATTGCAGCGACTACCAACGCTGGCTACCCTTCAAATTTAAAAAGTGAAAATAAGTAA
- a CDS encoding Tn3 family transposase, with translation MSTQVIGANEYEGHFAFDLLYNNSSDIQPNTLSTDTHGTNNVNFAILDFFGYTFAPRYAKMKKVFFELFEVTEENGGRIQLKKDINHKLIAEEWDNIQHIVCSLSRKTTTQSTIIRKLSNGKSRRLSALHEYDRLIKSIYVLEYVDNSTLRHYVQQALNRGEAYHQLKRAITSVNGNKFRGGNDYQVSQWNDCARLISNCIIYYNSALLSAFLQIQERNGRQDVVDVISRLSPVAWQHINLNGEYAFNKDRKEIDLAGLLSDVESIS, from the coding sequence GTGAGTACGCAAGTCATTGGCGCTAACGAATATGAAGGTCACTTTGCTTTTGACTTACTCTATAACAACTCTTCAGATATACAGCCTAATACCTTATCGACCGATACGCATGGTACCAATAATGTTAACTTCGCTATATTAGATTTCTTTGGTTACACATTCGCCCCTCGATACGCGAAAATGAAAAAGGTGTTTTTTGAGCTATTTGAAGTGACTGAAGAGAACGGAGGCCGTATTCAATTAAAGAAAGATATTAATCATAAGCTAATTGCTGAAGAATGGGACAATATTCAGCATATTGTTTGTTCATTGAGTCGTAAAACCACCACTCAAAGCACAATCATTAGAAAGTTGAGTAACGGCAAGAGCCGAAGATTGTCAGCATTGCATGAGTACGACCGTTTAATTAAATCTATTTATGTTTTGGAGTATGTTGATAATTCAACGTTGCGTCATTACGTCCAGCAAGCCTTGAACAGAGGTGAAGCATACCATCAGTTAAAACGTGCTATTACTTCAGTTAATGGCAATAAATTTCGTGGGGGGAATGATTACCAAGTATCACAATGGAACGATTGTGCTCGACTCATTTCAAATTGCATTATTTATTATAATTCCGCGTTACTATCGGCATTTTTACAAATCCAAGAGAGGAACGGTAGGCAAGATGTGGTTGATGTTATTTCTCGGCTTTCACCTGTTGCTTGGCAACACATTAATCTAAATGGGGAATATGCCTTTAATAAAGACCGCAAAGAAATCGACTTAGCTGGTTTACTTAGTGATGTAGAATCAATAAGTTAA
- a CDS encoding type I secretion system permease/ATPase — translation MRQTYMKDKKVVHDVSYLEQQGGVLMDCLMTICHAHHLDVSRVSLLSGLPLDHGELSPTGFERAAKRAGLASRTVKRDIDHINTALLPAVLVLNEKQACVLHGLSPTHARVSYPELDDAVVEVAREELSARYTGYIIFARPEMQAQETNANIDKSSVGHWLWSSIKTAKGLYRDVLLASVFISLLSIALPLFVMNVYDRVVPNAALETLWALAIGVLMVLAADFLLRMLRQYFVELAASRLDVTLSAKIMEKVLSINLANKPAKSGAFINSLQSFESIRQFFGSVTLVALVDLPFGLLFVVIIAMIDIYLIIPMLIGATLLFLHAMKAQRVMRSLSEESMEISSRKSSLVTESVTSLEDIKAFGYQSRNQSAWEKQTIFLAKVNAKLRLVSMSVNNAALWIQQSVGVVIILTGVYLIIEGVITQGGLIAAYLLSSRAMGPVSQAASMLAQFHHAETAKNALDEIMAMPSESGSNKQIKNNVVLNGNIDANQLCFKYPDENVLALKDINFSIKQGEHVAILGKNGCGKSTLNKLIMGFYRPESGQLLMDGIDLQQYDPTLLRKQIGYVPQEVSLFYGTLKDNIMPENLNMDDSDFWEILSQCGLAKLVNSSANGVEQIVGERGSLLSGGQRQAVAMARALVRDPSIYIMDEPTSAMDSTNEAQMKETIKAATAGKTLIINTHRTTLLDLVELVQLAKNSR, via the coding sequence ATGCGGCAGACCTATATGAAGGATAAAAAGGTCGTACACGACGTATCTTATTTAGAGCAGCAGGGCGGGGTGTTGATGGATTGTTTAATGACAATCTGTCACGCACATCATTTAGATGTATCACGTGTAAGCTTACTTAGTGGGCTACCGTTAGACCACGGTGAGTTATCTCCCACGGGGTTTGAACGGGCCGCTAAAAGAGCTGGGCTTGCTAGCCGGACAGTTAAGCGTGATATTGATCACATTAACACGGCTCTATTGCCCGCTGTTTTAGTGTTAAACGAAAAGCAAGCATGTGTCTTACACGGTTTATCTCCGACGCATGCAAGGGTGTCTTACCCTGAGCTGGACGACGCTGTTGTTGAAGTGGCAAGGGAAGAGCTAAGCGCTAGATATACTGGCTACATTATTTTCGCTCGCCCTGAAATGCAGGCGCAAGAGACAAATGCAAACATTGATAAATCGTCGGTAGGGCACTGGTTGTGGTCGTCTATAAAGACTGCGAAAGGGCTATACCGAGACGTGCTGTTAGCGTCGGTTTTTATCAGTCTTCTTTCTATTGCGCTGCCTTTATTCGTGATGAACGTGTACGACAGGGTCGTACCTAACGCGGCGCTGGAAACCCTGTGGGCACTAGCAATTGGCGTTTTGATGGTATTAGCAGCCGACTTCCTGCTGCGCATGCTGCGTCAATATTTTGTGGAGCTAGCGGCAAGCCGTTTAGATGTAACTCTTTCTGCAAAAATCATGGAAAAAGTGCTATCGATAAACTTAGCGAATAAGCCTGCTAAGAGCGGCGCGTTTATCAACAGCTTACAGTCTTTTGAAAGTATCAGGCAGTTTTTTGGCTCGGTAACGCTGGTTGCTTTAGTGGACCTACCCTTCGGACTTTTATTTGTCGTCATTATTGCAATGATCGATATCTACCTGATTATCCCAATGCTTATTGGCGCTACTCTCTTATTTCTACACGCAATGAAAGCACAGCGAGTCATGCGCTCGTTGTCTGAAGAATCGATGGAAATAAGCTCGCGTAAGAGCTCGCTTGTTACTGAAAGCGTAACGTCTTTGGAAGACATAAAAGCATTTGGTTATCAAAGTCGAAACCAGAGCGCGTGGGAAAAACAGACCATATTTCTTGCTAAAGTTAATGCGAAGCTTCGCTTAGTTTCCATGTCGGTAAATAACGCCGCACTTTGGATTCAACAGTCGGTAGGCGTGGTCATTATTTTAACTGGCGTCTATTTAATTATCGAAGGCGTAATTACGCAAGGTGGTTTGATTGCCGCTTATCTTTTATCTAGCCGCGCGATGGGGCCTGTTTCACAAGCCGCATCGATGTTAGCCCAGTTCCATCACGCGGAAACCGCCAAAAATGCCCTTGATGAAATTATGGCAATGCCTAGTGAATCGGGCAGTAATAAGCAGATTAAGAACAACGTTGTACTGAACGGCAATATAGATGCAAACCAACTCTGCTTTAAATATCCCGATGAAAATGTACTTGCACTTAAAGACATTAACTTCTCGATTAAACAAGGAGAGCATGTTGCCATTTTAGGGAAAAATGGCTGCGGTAAATCTACACTTAATAAACTCATTATGGGTTTTTACCGGCCTGAATCGGGACAGCTCTTGATGGATGGTATCGATTTACAACAATACGATCCTACGCTGTTGCGCAAGCAAATTGGTTATGTTCCCCAAGAAGTGAGCCTTTTTTATGGAACGCTTAAAGACAATATCATGCCTGAAAACTTGAACATGGATGATAGTGATTTCTGGGAAATATTAAGCCAATGTGGTTTAGCAAAATTGGTCAATAGTAGCGCGAATGGGGTAGAGCAAATAGTTGGCGAGCGAGGCTCTCTACTCTCGGGCGGACAGCGACAAGCGGTCGCTATGGCAAGGGCGCTTGTTCGCGATCCATCTATATACATTATGGACGAACCTACCTCAGCGATGGACTCGACTAACGAAGCGCAAATGAAAGAGACCATAAAAGCCGCGACCGCAGGTAAAACTCTTATTATAAATACCCATCGTACGACCTTGCTTGACCTTGTAGAGCTCGTACAGTTGGCTAAGAATTCCCGCTAA
- a CDS encoding OmpA family protein, whose amino-acid sequence MAASGSLAQTLGITKEGVPDVLDMAEEKISYDPNYVCPVVRTNFEDERNILKRDSDGDGIVDLWDDCVDSTPGAMVDDFGCEAKEPEPSAADFTLDDAQIIDSFKVNIEFTSNSTDVLPEYENNLQDVIDALNANPNSGVIIHGHASLDGDAAYNQRLSERRAKAVASLLMTKADIAPRRITAVGYGESRPLVNEESEAANARNRRIEAAIIQLPSNE is encoded by the coding sequence TTGGCTGCCTCGGGCAGTTTGGCGCAAACATTAGGTATTACAAAAGAAGGCGTACCTGACGTACTTGACATGGCAGAAGAAAAAATCAGCTATGACCCCAACTATGTTTGCCCTGTCGTACGCACTAACTTTGAAGATGAGCGAAACATTCTTAAGCGGGATTCTGATGGAGATGGCATTGTAGATTTGTGGGACGACTGTGTAGACTCAACGCCAGGGGCTATGGTTGATGATTTTGGCTGTGAGGCAAAAGAACCAGAGCCGAGCGCTGCCGATTTCACTCTTGACGACGCTCAAATAATCGACTCTTTTAAGGTAAACATAGAGTTTACATCTAACTCCACAGACGTGTTGCCAGAATACGAAAACAATTTGCAAGACGTCATTGACGCGCTAAATGCTAATCCAAATTCAGGGGTGATTATTCATGGTCACGCCTCACTTGATGGCGATGCAGCATACAATCAGCGCTTGTCAGAGCGAAGGGCCAAGGCTGTTGCGTCTCTTCTTATGACGAAAGCTGATATAGCGCCTCGTAGAATTACCGCTGTTGGCTATGGCGAAAGCCGCCCCTTGGTTAATGAAGAGTCTGAGGCTGCCAATGCGCGTAACCGTAGAATTGAGGCGGCTATTATCCAGCTTCCCTCTAACGAATAG
- the merC gene encoding organomercurial transporter MerC produces the protein MFSPLELVTRIGDKAGSIGALVSAMGCAMCFPAIASLGAAIGMGFLSQWEGVFINTLLPLFAVLALAMNILGWFSHRQWYRSFIGSIGPILVLLSLYPWFQYGWSSYVTYTGLGLMVAVSIWDMVSPANKRCDDETCTA, from the coding sequence ATGTTTAGCCCCTTAGAACTAGTTACGCGTATCGGAGATAAAGCAGGCTCTATAGGTGCACTTGTTTCGGCAATGGGATGCGCCATGTGTTTTCCCGCGATAGCTAGTCTTGGTGCGGCAATTGGGATGGGATTTCTTAGTCAGTGGGAAGGGGTATTTATCAATACGTTGTTACCACTGTTTGCAGTATTAGCGCTGGCAATGAATATCTTAGGCTGGTTTAGCCATCGTCAATGGTACCGTAGTTTTATCGGTTCAATTGGCCCCATTTTGGTTTTACTCTCTTTATACCCTTGGTTCCAGTACGGGTGGAGTTCATACGTTACTTATACGGGGCTAGGACTAATGGTTGCTGTATCAATTTGGGACATGGTTTCTCCTGCGAATAAACGCTGTGATGATGAAACTTGTACCGCTTAA
- the merA gene encoding mercury(II) reductase: MSTNSCCSSNDIQPEQLHVAIIGSGSGAFASAIKAAEGGARVTIIEGADVIGGCCVNVGCVPSKILIRAAQLAHQQRTNPFDGLENIQPQLSRSLLAHQQNARVEELRDAKYQRILESNPALSLLKGYARFKNQNTLLVHKSDGSEEELVADRILIATGSTPSIPPIKGLVDTPYWTSTEALFAEELPSSLVVIGSSVVALEIAQAYARLGSRVTILARHTLLYAEDPLLGEKLAECFEKEGIRVLNNTQASHVSYDSNGFSLETNEGTLIAEKLLISTGRHANTGKLGLENVGVETDKSGAIVVNSMMETSTANIYAAGDCSNMPQFVYVAAAAGSRAGINMTGGNAQLDLSTMPAVIFTDPQVATVGLTEVQASAVGINTISRVLDMENVPRALANFETDGFIKLVAEESTGKLIGAQILAHEGGELIQSAALAIHNKMTVEELAGQLFPYLTMVEGLKLCAQTFSKDVKELSCCAG, from the coding sequence ATGTCAACGAATAGTTGTTGCTCGTCAAATGACATCCAGCCAGAACAATTACATGTAGCCATTATTGGTAGTGGTTCAGGGGCCTTTGCCAGTGCGATTAAAGCAGCAGAAGGCGGAGCAAGAGTTACTATCATTGAAGGAGCCGATGTAATCGGAGGTTGCTGTGTAAATGTCGGCTGTGTTCCTTCAAAAATATTGATCCGTGCTGCGCAATTAGCGCATCAGCAACGTACTAACCCGTTTGATGGTTTAGAAAATATTCAGCCACAACTTAGCCGCTCCTTATTAGCACATCAGCAAAACGCTCGCGTCGAAGAACTACGCGATGCTAAATATCAACGTATTTTAGAGAGTAATCCCGCGCTATCTTTACTTAAAGGTTATGCACGTTTTAAAAATCAAAATACCTTGCTAGTTCACAAGTCTGATGGTAGTGAAGAAGAGCTGGTTGCAGATCGCATTTTAATTGCAACAGGCTCTACACCAAGCATTCCGCCAATTAAGGGTTTAGTTGATACACCTTATTGGACATCAACAGAAGCCTTATTTGCAGAAGAGTTACCGAGTAGTCTAGTTGTCATCGGCTCCTCCGTTGTTGCTCTGGAAATTGCGCAAGCTTATGCCCGTTTAGGTAGCCGTGTGACAATTCTAGCCAGACATACCCTTTTATATGCTGAAGATCCGTTATTAGGTGAAAAACTGGCAGAGTGCTTTGAAAAAGAAGGTATTAGGGTACTTAATAATACGCAAGCAAGTCATGTTTCTTATGATAGCAATGGTTTTTCATTGGAAACTAACGAAGGAACATTAATCGCTGAAAAATTGCTTATCTCTACGGGTCGCCATGCAAATACTGGAAAGCTTGGTTTAGAAAATGTTGGTGTTGAAACAGATAAAAGTGGTGCCATTGTTGTTAATAGTATGATGGAAACATCAACAGCTAACATTTATGCCGCTGGAGATTGCTCCAATATGCCACAATTTGTTTATGTTGCTGCTGCTGCCGGAAGTAGGGCTGGAATTAATATGACAGGTGGAAATGCGCAACTCGACTTATCTACCATGCCTGCTGTTATATTCACCGACCCACAAGTTGCTACGGTAGGTCTAACCGAAGTACAAGCTTCAGCGGTAGGAATAAATACGATAAGTCGTGTACTTGATATGGAAAACGTACCAAGAGCTTTAGCAAATTTTGAAACGGATGGTTTTATCAAGTTGGTAGCTGAAGAATCCACGGGAAAACTGATAGGCGCACAAATTTTAGCCCATGAAGGCGGAGAACTGATTCAAAGTGCGGCTCTTGCTATTCATAATAAAATGACAGTCGAAGAATTGGCAGGTCAACTATTTCCGTATTTGACGATGGTTGAAGGATTGAAGTTATGCGCTCAAACCTTTAGCAAAGACGTTAAAGAGCTATCTTGCTGCGCAGGGTAA
- a CDS encoding MerR family transcriptional regulator → MIKSKVENIPVGEVSFLTEIPDINKFISSDDDALDFPLSISQLALAAQTSVHTVRNYVLENLVHCEEKTKSGHSLYGLCALKRLKFIRAARAAGLLVVDIKPLLMAIDAGERKVPEDIQKLLLTKIEHRKVFLNLVTNQIEEFCN, encoded by the coding sequence ATGATTAAATCTAAGGTTGAAAACATTCCTGTTGGTGAAGTCAGTTTTTTGACAGAGATACCTGACATCAATAAGTTCATTAGTAGTGATGATGATGCGTTGGATTTTCCTTTGAGTATTTCTCAACTGGCACTAGCTGCACAAACATCTGTCCATACGGTAAGAAATTATGTTCTTGAGAACTTAGTACACTGCGAAGAAAAAACTAAGTCAGGCCATTCACTTTACGGCTTATGTGCATTAAAGAGATTAAAGTTCATTCGAGCAGCAAGGGCGGCAGGTCTTCTTGTAGTTGATATCAAGCCATTACTAATGGCAATAGATGCAGGAGAAAGAAAAGTTCCTGAAGACATCCAAAAGCTGCTACTTACTAAAATCGAGCATAGAAAAGTATTTTTAAATCTAGTAACAAACCAAATTGAAGAGTTTTGCAATTAG
- a CDS encoding mercuric transporter MerT family protein — MNQKKSNLPMIGGIIAALGAGVCCVGPLLLLLLGVSGSWIGNLTAFEPYRPLFIAFVVLLFGYSGWKIYRPVEECEPGTACAIPKKQQQRKVIFWLSAIVATILVTSNYWILLFA; from the coding sequence ATGAATCAAAAAAAATCAAACCTTCCAATGATAGGAGGCATCATAGCAGCATTAGGCGCAGGCGTATGCTGTGTAGGTCCTTTGCTCCTGTTATTACTTGGGGTAAGTGGCTCATGGATTGGTAATTTAACTGCATTTGAACCCTATAGGCCATTATTTATCGCATTTGTAGTGTTGTTGTTTGGCTACTCAGGTTGGAAAATTTACCGTCCTGTAGAAGAGTGTGAGCCGGGAACGGCCTGTGCAATTCCTAAGAAACAGCAACAACGAAAAGTCATTTTCTGGCTGAGCGCTATAGTTGCGACAATTTTAGTGACCAGTAATTATTGGATACTTTTGTTTGCTTAA